A genomic segment from Danio aesculapii chromosome 17, fDanAes4.1, whole genome shotgun sequence encodes:
- the LOC130244813 gene encoding transmembrane protein 179 — MAMDNFIFAQCILYFLAFVFAFIAIVPLSENTEDFRGKCLLFTRGMWQNENITVSKQRFIIEEWGPQSSCSFITAVGIASLILSAVQAWRLLFFVCKGHDDSIFNAFLNLLISTFVVFAVFLSSTIVSVGFNLWCDAITEGGSMHSSCEDLQDTDLELGLDNSAFYDQFAIAQFGLWAAWLTWLAITIVAFLKVYHNYRQEDLVDSLIHEKEFLLGRSSRRSSDVVHDKSGMI; from the exons ATGGCAATGGATAATTTCATATTTGCGCAATGCATCCTCTACTTTTTAGCATTCGTGTTTGCTTTCATCGCCATAGTACCTCTGTCGGAGAACACGGAGGATTTTCGGGGCAAATGTCTGCTTTTCACGCGGGGGATGTGGCAGAACGAGAACATCACCGTGTCGAAACAGCGCTTCATCATTGAAGAATGGGGACCACAGTCATCCTGCAGCTTCATCACCGCCGTCGGCATCGCGTCGCTCATCCTGTCCGCTGTTCAAGCCTGGAGGTTGCTCTTCTTCGTCTGCAAAGGCCACGACGA CTCAATCTTTAATGCCTTCCTGAACCTGCTCATCAGCACGTTTGTAGTGTTTGCGGTATTCCTGTCCAGCACAATAGTTAGCGTGGGTTTCAATCTATGGTGTGATGCCATCACAGAAGGAGGCAGTATGCACAGCAG CTGCGAGGACCTCCAGGACACGGATCTGGAACTAGGATTAGACAACTCTGCATTTTATGACCAGTTTGCCATTGCACAG TTTGGTTTGTGGGCGGCCTGGCTGACTTGGCTCGCTATCACCATCGTGGCCTTTCTGAAGGTCTACCATAACTACCGTCAGGAGGATCTGGTCGACAGCTTGATCCACGAGAAAGAATTCCTGCTCGGACGCTCTTCACGCCGCAGCTCTGATGTGGTACACGACAAAAGTGGCATGATATGA